The Fusarium falciforme chromosome 10, complete sequence DNA segment TGGCACATTTACATTAATCAGGCTCCAACAATTTACCGATACCTGGCCCACCTCAAGCGAGTCAGATACTCTTTTGGCGCAAGCCATATCTGATGTGAAGACGTAAGCTGCAAGTCCATACTCCGAAGCGTTCGCCTTTTTTATAGCGTCTTCTTCGCTCGAGAACTTGGAAATTGTCTGCGAAACCTTTGTTAGTGAACTTACTCATCGGAAAAAGACAACTGAAAAGGCTGTGGACTGCAATCCACAATCCCCCTGGCTCTTCTTACCACCACAGGTCCGAAGATTTCTTCTTTGACGATGCTCATTCCCTCGGTGACATCCACGAACGCGGTGTGGGGCACAAAGTTACCGCTCGCAATAGAGTGGCCACCGAAAAGAACCGTGGCGCCCTCCTCCCGACCCTTCTCGATATACGACATAATTCTTTCATATTGGCCAAGGCTGGCAACAGGTCCTTTGCTAACTTCCAGGTTCGTCGGGTCACCATGCTTCACTGGTGCTTGGGACTGCTCTTTGAAAAGACTAAGAAACTCGTCGTATACACTCTCATGCACGTAGAGACGAGACATGATAGCACAAATCTGCCCGTTGTTGGCACTGGAGCCAAGACTTGACCAGAAAGCGGCATTTTTGAGATCTGCATCGGGGAAAATGAGGCCGGGGCCTTTGCCGCCCAACTCAAGGGTCACTTTCTTGAGGTTAGTGTTTGCAGCAGCACGGAGAATGCTGCGCCCGGTCCTATCGCTGCCTGTGAAGGCAACCTTCCTGATTAGCATATGATCAGCAATTGCTTGGCCTGCTTCCTGCCCCAATCCGCAGAGGATGTTGACCACGCCAGGCGGAAACCCGGCCTCAACTACCAGCTGAGCAAGCTTCTGCCCATATAGGGGTGCCAATTCCGGCGTCTTGATAATCAAGACATTGCCGCTCGCAATAGCAGGTCCGAGCTTCCAACATGTAATCATCCTTTGGCATCGTGAGTGAGTCTTTAGGATTCTATGAAGCCTATGCAGCTGCACTTGAAAACTCACAATGGTGCATTCCAGGGGATAATCGCGGCGCAAATCCCACAAGGTTCGCGGCGGGTGTACGCGAAGCCATTGGGGATTTCAAGTGCGTCGCCCGCAATCTGACCAGCCTGTCGTGCATAGTATTGAAGTGTGTTGGCTGCATGTTTGACGTGGCCGCGTAGGGAGTCGTTGTATAGTATCCCAGCATCGATAGCCTCGATCGTTGCAAAATCCTCAGCGTTTTGCTCGATGAGGTCTGCTAATCGATCAAGGAGGTCACCTCTCTGGATAGCTGAAACCGCCCTCCACCCTTTCAAGGCTACTGCTGCGGCATTGACTGCAATATCAACGTCTGCCTTTTGGGCAGATGCCAATTTAGCCAATAGTTCCTCGTTCAGCGGGTTTCGCACATCAATGGTAGAACCAGTCTGGCCAGGAACGAATGCACCATTGATAAACAATCCTGTAGGAACTGTCACGAGGTCAGTGTTGGTGCATAGATGGCATGGGGTTGCGACCCTGGCTGGCGCCTTACCACTGACAGCCCTGCCGTTGGAAGCCTGAAGATGTGTCAACTCCATGTCGAAACCTCGGGTTAGGTTGATAGGATTTCCCTCCGAGAGTTAGATTCCTATAATGATCGTGCCCAGTGAAGGATTGTTTGATGTTCCTTAGATCCTGCATTTATGGACGGTGATTCGGGCATTGGCTCTCTCCCACCCCGATCCAGATGTCGGGGGTGGGGGTGGGGGTGGGGTCCCGCTCTCCGGAAGCAATTCAGGTATGGTTCAATTACCGATAACACCGCAAATATTCAAGACACCATCCGGGACATCCGGGAATCTGGGGAACCTGGGGAACCTGGAGAAGACAATGGCCCTCTATACAATCACCCGCATGAAAGCCAAACATACCTCTGACCGTTGCCATTGCAGCTCACCCTAGCCATCTTACAGCTCACATGCCTCTGGAAGGATGACTATGTCAAACTGTGTTCGTTGCACGGCTCTGATAAGTGATGGTACTAGTAACTCAGTCTAAAGCGTTATCCCGCTTGAGAAGAAGTGCTACAACCTTAGAGTCACAGCTCAAAGGAGTAAACGCCGATCAAAGTGCTGCCGCCGATTCTAATCCCGTGACATCGCCCGAAGTTGACCCAGACGAGTGGAGTCTGTCCATTCATTTCATGACGACAAAGCTCGATCtttcaccatcctcctcgtcctcttagCCAACCGTTCCGTTGTCTGGTACCGATTCTCTACCCATCAAGGAGGCCTCAGAAGATACGAAATCATTCTAGTCAGCACAGGAACTGACAATGGGCCACGAAGCGGACCCGACGGACTCCTTTCACTTAACGTAGAACCCCTCTCCCTTCTGAAGCCCGGCGAACGCGTCCGCCGACTTCACTACCACGGATCAGATGCGACCGTTACAGTGCCCGCATTGCAATGCAAGCTTCAAGCGAAAAGAGCACCTGGAGCGGCACGTTCGCCGACACTCGGGCGTCCGACCCTTCACATGCAGGCTCTGTTCAAGACATTTCTCACGAAGGTACCGTCACACTCCCGCATAAGCTCTTTTGAGACGCCAACCTCATTGACCTGCTACATCATAGAGACGCTTTACAAAGACATGTGAGCAGCCATCGAATTGACCCTGCCGACGCAGCCGAGATTCTGCACTCGGCATCCTCGGCACGTCGAAATCGGGCTTGTTCGAACTGTGCTCTCGCCAAACAACGATGCACCGGCAGTGATCCCTGCGCGCGGTGTGCTTCGAAGAAGGTGCCGTGCCAGTATCGACCGCGAAATGTTTCTCCTGCATCCCCCCGACGTCGGGATGTAGCGGACACGGACGGGCACGTGATGGCCATTCAAATGCCCGCTCCAACGGCCTCGCTGCACGACAATGCTTCTCCGATAGCCAATGATGACCCCTCCTCCGCGGGAAGATTACCTGGCTCCGGCCTAAACGCAAATGATCCGGCTAGCTCTGGTGGCCTTGGGGCCGACGAAACATCTTCTCTCACCGGTAACGATCATCTCGAGAGCGCCATGACAGCtgtcgacaacaacaacgatCTCCTCAATGGCCTCCCATGGTTGATAAACGATATTGCCCCGTACAACAACCTCTTCTGGGTGACAGACTATCCCGACCCTCTTTACCCGGACTTAGGTTACCTTCCTCCCACAGATCTAGAACCTAGTCGTGGCGCCTTTCTGGCGCCAGAGTCGACCTCATACTCATACCACGACGTGCCGCTGCAAGACTCACATGCCAGCAGAACGGAGGGCGCAGGAGATCCCATTCGTGCCCAATCCTCACAGCGCAACCAGCGGCCTGATCAGGATTCCAGCGCTCAACTCCCCGTCTTGACTTTGGAGGATAAAAATGTTCTTCATGCGCAACTCTTTGGCTATCTCCGCCAGACGGCCCGAAGTTCCTTCCAGAAGGTTGCCGATTTTTATACAGAACAGAATCAGTGCCCAGGTCCCTTTATGGATAAGCTCACTTTTCAAACTTTTCTTGAGCTATACTTTGAGCATTTCGCGGACCACTTTCCCTTCCTTCACACGACACTgctggaggatgacgacatATCATGGGTCCTTCTCTTAGCAGTGGCTGTCGTGGGTGCTCAGTTTTCAGCTCTCAAGAACGCACCTCTGTTTGCCAACATCCTCCAAGATCTGCTAGACAAGGCAGTGAAGATGCATTGTCCCGAGATCCCGTCGTCCACAGACTTGACGTGGGCACAAATCATACTGCTCCGGGATATCTGCATGCTATTCAATGGTGGCAAGAAGCTTCAGGTGGCGCGACAGTATGAGAAGAACAAGCTCATCACGCTTTCTCGTGTGTTGAGAACCGACAAATCAGAGCTGCTCCTCTCGAGTGAGCAAACCCTTGACCATTCCCTTCTTGAACAAGATTGGAAAAAATGGATCGCCGCAGAATCTCAGATTCGCTTATTACACAGCGTGTACTTTCTCGAATGTCTACAGTTCGTGTTCCATGACATCCGGCCATCGGTTGAATTGACGGACTTGACGAACAGCCTACCCTGTGAGGAGTCCATCTGGAAATGCCAAAGCGAAGAAGAATGGCGGCGGGCCTTGACAGAGTGCCGGCATCAACAATCGTTGTTGGCCTACGATAGCTTGCTTGATTGGGAAAATGCACACAAAGCCGATGCTTATGTGCAAAAACTCCTTTTCGTCTATCTCTACACGGAGGAGAGATTAACTATGGAACGGCTTCGAAACTCACCCTTCCGGCAAGTGCTCTTCCCGTCCACTTCTCCTGCCTTATTCCAGCAGCAATGGGCAGGGCTTGGTCGTGTAGATCATAGAGGGCTCTTAACAATCATGAGAAGCTCTGTTGCCAGCGAATTAGACCTTCTCCAACCTGAACAAGAATCAGGCCTATCCCCTAAGCTGGTGTCCGGAGACCAGGATGTCTTATATATCTTGATTCATCTACTGAGAGATGTACCCATGAGAAGTATTCTGGCCTTTGCGGGATGGCAAGTAGATGATGCACAAGTTGAAGCCGCCAAGCTGGAGTTGGCTGGGTGGGCTTTCCAACATGAACAAGTGGCCCGTCAATGCCTCCTTCATGCCATCACTGTTTTCAACATCTTGCGCACCAAAAGCCCCTTTGCCGCTTATGACGCCCTCTCTCTGTTGACAGCGACCTTATACATTTGGATGTATGATCAGTTGATCCAGGGAGAAGATTCTGAGAGTCGACATGCTGCCTCCAGGTTAATCATCCGATCA contains these protein-coding regions:
- a CDS encoding Aldehyde dehydrogenase is translated as MELTHLQASNGRAVSVPTGLFINGAFVPGQTGSTIDVRNPLNEELLAKLASAQKADVDIAVNAAAVALKGWRAVSAIQRGDLLDRLADLIEQNAEDFATIEAIDAGILYNDSLRGHVKHAANTLQYYARQAGQIAGDALEIPNGFAYTRREPCGICAAIIPWNAPLMITCWKLGPAIASGNVLIIKTPELAPLYGQKLAQLVVEAGFPPGVVNILCGLGQEAGQAIADHMLIRKVAFTGSDRTGRSILRAAANTNLKKVTLELGGKGPGLIFPDADLKNAAFWSSLGSSANNGQICAIMSRLYVHESVYDEFLSLFKEQSQAPVKHGDPTNLEVSKGPVASLGQYERIMSYIEKGREEGATVLFGGHSIASGNFVPHTAFVDVTEGMSIVKEEIFGPVVTISKFSSEEDAIKKANASEYGLAAYVFTSDMACAKRVSDSLEVGQVSVNCWSLINVNVPFGGVKQSGFGRDMGREALDDWTTVKSVQYWMPSGVRA
- a CDS encoding Fungal-trans domain-containing protein yields the protein MAIQMPAPTASLHDNASPIANDDPSSAGRLPGSGLNANDPASSGGLGADETSSLTGNDHLESAMTAVDNNNDLLNGLPWLINDIAPYNNLFWVTDYPDPLYPDLGYLPPTDLEPSRGAFLAPESTSYSYHDVPLQDSHASRTEGAGDPIRAQSSQRNQRPDQDSSAQLPVLTLEDKNVLHAQLFGYLRQTARSSFQKVADFYTEQNQCPGPFMDKLTFQTFLELYFEHFADHFPFLHTTLLEDDDISWVLLLAVAVVGAQFSALKNAPLFANILQDLLDKAVKMHCPEIPSSTDLTWAQIILLRDICMLFNGGKKLQVARQYEKNKLITLSRVLRTDKSELLLSNYVGLRTISRLLAIGFT